From Caminibacter mediatlanticus TB-2, the proteins below share one genomic window:
- a CDS encoding PDZ domain-containing protein — protein sequence MKSFKFITPFIIGISISALFWSIINIFLKHTPVFYIPQIKLYEFYKIDLISLFFNNERKKFTAIKNESMLTLKNVKLKAIYQNGNKSFIIVSINHKTKFLYLNDKLNGYKLIKVNKDSAIFEKNNKKYILSFEKIVIPKLNNNEKTYYVPKVIINLYKNNLRKIWQNIGINKIKEGYKITYIKKGSIFEKIGLKKGDILLEVNGRKLNSDADAWDLYRNLDKFNFFEIKIKRNNQIKVLNYEVN from the coding sequence ATGAAAAGTTTTAAGTTTATAACTCCATTTATAATTGGTATAAGTATAAGTGCTCTATTTTGGTCAATAATCAATATTTTTTTAAAACATACGCCAGTTTTTTATATTCCTCAAATTAAATTATATGAGTTTTATAAAATAGATTTAATATCATTATTTTTTAATAATGAAAGAAAAAAATTCACAGCTATTAAAAATGAATCTATGCTAACTTTAAAAAATGTAAAGTTAAAAGCAATATATCAAAATGGAAATAAAAGTTTTATAATAGTTTCTATAAATCATAAGACAAAGTTTTTATATCTAAATGATAAATTAAATGGATACAAATTAATTAAAGTAAATAAAGATAGCGCTATTTTTGAAAAAAATAACAAAAAATATATATTAAGTTTTGAAAAAATTGTAATTCCAAAATTAAACAATAATGAAAAAACATATTATGTTCCAAAAGTTATTATCAATCTTTACAAAAATAATTTAAGAAAAATTTGGCAAAATATTGGAATTAATAAAATAAAAGAAGGATATAAAATTACTTATATTAAAAAAGGCTCTATATTTGAAAAAATTGGATTAAAAAAAGGCGATATTTTACTTGAAGTAAATGGTAGAAAATTAAACTCAGATGCTGATGCTTGGGATTTATATAGAAACTTAGATAAATTTAATTTTTTTGAAATCAAAATAAAAAGAAATAATCAAATAAAGGTATTAAACTATGAAGTTAATTAA